Proteins from a genomic interval of Capsicum annuum cultivar UCD-10X-F1 chromosome 4, UCD10Xv1.1, whole genome shotgun sequence:
- the LOC107867035 gene encoding J domain-containing protein required for chloroplast accumulation response 1 translates to MERMSQKEHVLVDYGSQGSFESSSNDMEMDFNDVFGGPPRRFSVQEARTRHSFNDLMESEEDSAVLPRSSWNGFNEKPVFGGQNVNRRRNQGDGFYDDIFRVDESNGSNPGSRVLSPVPSSSPKIEAFGTSLPAQFSLPGKLTKATDLPTFASGSRSPNKKNDAPTFYRQSPLSREGTVMGDDSRYASESDERDIGGNLKKSGESMEDSSSEYQFHFSIYKWAGKGVPMLVSLKGGKNFKSKENIKFERCSSSKGRMENESTDTIPTLGGNTNFSRDVNFHSFSTRSKNPKSSDKENGIDGETLGIPKSKSVQSFKDIAGVDVTILRTEREVEEPLFRQKTGLGDGIQIETPRNSEETKKDELKPLGSFLVKEVEEKGDVKMAQETERKSNTGKATESAKSNAKVKENVKKIDAKVDKKLKKTDVEVSEDIQKRDSQAKRKGKRGLDNKTVVDTGVNGGSPQSSPLSSAENSTKAGIKGKVQDFVKMFNHGAHSTAQEGESRNKNFKWKATSNSGVDSEKSYSMPKANEKVQSPTINKTQDATPNVDENLKKQEKTTKYSQTKTPTPQTKDNSDQKAAPSGYSDQKSAPSTNESIKDDRRTSVGSMDDLFGGNFEVEELFEDQGTASQTNGNSEDHKASDAKIRQWSQGRKGNIRSLLSTLQLVLWPQSGWKPVALMDLIEGNQVKRAYQRALLYIHPDKLQQKGAAAHQKYIAEKVFDILQEAWDHFSSLGPI, encoded by the exons ATGGAGAGAATGTCACAGAAGGAACATGTTTTAGTAGATTATGGTTCACAAGGATCATTTGAGAGTTCATCAAACGACATGGAAATGGATTTTAACGATGTTTTTGGAGGTCCACCGAGGAGATTTTCAGTACAAGAAGCAAGAACTAGGCATAGTTTCAATGATTTAATGGAGTCTGAAGAAGATTCAGCAGTTTTACCGCGTAGTTCGTGGAATGGATTCAATGAAAAGCCAGTTTTTGGAGGGCAAAATGTTAACAGGAGGAGGAATCAAGGTGATGGTTTCTATGATGATATCTTTAGAGTTGATGAATCGAATGGATCGAATCCTGGTTCTAGAGTTTTAAGCCCTGTTCCTTCTAGTTCACCGAAGATTGAAGCTTTTGGTACTTCACTTCCAGCTCAATTCAG CCTTCCTGGCAAGTTGACGAAAGCAACAGATCTCCCCACGTTTGCTTCTGGAAGTCGTAGTCCAAACAAGAAGAATGATGCTCCCACATTTTATCGACAAAGTCCATTGTCACGTGAAGGTACTGTTATGGGCGATGATTCAAGATACGCGTCTGAATCTGATGAACGAGACATAGGAGGAAACCTGAAGAAGAGCGGAGAAAGCATGGAAGATTCGAGTAGTGAATATCAATTTCATTTCTCCATATACAAGTGGGCAGGCAAAGGAGTCCCCATGCTTGTGTCACTCAAGGGAGGGAAGAATTTCAAGTCTAAAGAGAATATTAAATTTGAAAGATGTTCTAGCTCCAAAGGAAGGATGGAGAACGAGAGCACGGATACCATCCCAACATTAGGAGGAAACACCAACTTCTCCAGGGATGTGAATTTTCACTCCTTCAGTACAAGAAGTAAGAACCCGAAGAGCAGTGACAAGGAAAATGGTATTGATGGGGAAACTCTCGGCATTCCAAAGTCTAAATCCGTTCAAAGTTTTAAAGATATTGCTGGAGTTGATGTCACTATCTTAAGAACTGAACGAGAGGTAGAGGAACCTCTATTCAGACAGAAGACAGGCTTAGGTGACGGAATCCAGATAGAAACTCCACGCAATTCAGAAGAAACTAAAAAAGATGAATTGAAGCCTCTTGGTTCATTTTTAGTGAAGGAGGTCGAGGAAAAAG GCGACGTTAAGATGGCACAAGAAACAGAAAGGAAGAGTAACACTGGCAAAGCTACCGAATCAGCAAAATCAAATGCTAAAGTCAAGGAAAACGTGAAGAAAATTGATGCTAAGGTTGataaaaagttgaagaaaactGATGTTGAAGTCAGTGAGGACATTCAAAAAAGAGATTCACAAGCTAAGAGAAAAGGGAAGAGAGGTCTTGACAACAAAACTGTAGTAGACACAGGAGTAAACGGAGGTAGTCCACAAAGTTCTCCGTTAAGTTCAGCCGAGAATTCAACTAAAGCTGGAATTAAAGGAAAGGTTCAAGACTTTGTAAAGATGTTCAACCATGGGGCTCATTCAACGGCCCAAGAAGGCGAAAGTCGAAATAAAAACTTTAAATGGAAAGCTACCAGCAATAGTGGAGTTGACAGTGAAAAGagttatagcatgccaaaagcaAATGAGAAAGTTCAGTCGCCCACAATTAACAAGACGCAAGATGCAACCCCTAAT GTAGACGAGAATCTTAAGAAGCAGGAGAAAACAACTAAATATTCCCAAACAAAAACACCAACTCCTCAGACTAAAGACAATTCAGATCAAAAGGCTGCTCCATCGGGTTATTCAGATCAAAAGTCTGCTCCATCAACTAATG AGTCAATAAAAGATGATCGAAGAACCTCTGTTGGAAGCATGGATGATCtctttggtggaaattttgag GTGGAAGAATTATTTGAAGATCAAGGCACAGCTTCACAGACTAATGGAAATTCTGAGGACCACAAA GCTTCAGATGCTAAAATTAGGCAATGGTCACAAGGGAGAAAAGGAAATATCCGCTCATTGCTCTCAACGTTACAATTA GTTTTATGGCCACAGAGCGGATGGAAGCCTGTGGCATTAATGGATCTAATCGAAGGAAATCAAGTGAAGAGAGCATATCAGAGAGCATTACTCTATATACATCCCGATAAGCTCCAACAAAAGGGTGCTGCTGCTCACCAGAAATACATTGCAGAAAAAGTTTTCGACATTCTGCAG GAAGCTTGGGATCATTTCAGCTCACTTGGTCCTATATAA
- the LOC107867040 gene encoding deSI-like protein At4g17486, with amino-acid sequence MSVKSKKGWKSVMRLSLKTKSSANFCLLPKTKSDRFGPGETPVCLNVYDLTPMNNYVYWAGFGIFHSGVEVHGVEYAFGAHDYPTSGVFEVEPRQCPGFKFRKSIFIGTTKLDPSQVREFIEHQAAAYNGDSYHLIVKNCNHFCKDICYKLTGKRIPKWVNRLAKLGSAFNCMLPEALKVAAVEDEPNSPEYVSEKRRLRSSFSCFSSISTRQHKLSTPSLFIQSPLKGCLPSLESKKSTNRSSKER; translated from the exons ATGTCAGTAAAATCAAAGAAAGGATGGAAATCAGTGATGCGCCTCAGTCTGAAGACCAAATCATCAGCAAATTTCTGTTTGCTCCCTAAAACAAAGTCGGATCGTTTTGGTCCTGGTGAGACACCAGTTTGTCTCAATGTATATGACTTGACACCGATGAATAACTATGTCTACTGGGCTGGCTTTGGCATCTTTCATTCTGGTGTGGAAG TTCATGGTGTAGAATACGCATTTGGAGCTCATGATTACCCGACCAGTGGTGTCTTTGAAGTTGAACCGCGACAATGTCCAGGATTTAAGTTTAGGAAATCAATATTTATTGGGACTACCAAGTTGGATCCAAGTCAGGTTAGAGAGTTCATTGAACATCAAGCTGCTGCCTACAACGGTGACTCGTATCACTTGATTGTGAAGAACTGCAACCATTTCTGTAAGGATATATGTTACAAGCTGACTGGGAAAAGGATTCCAAAATGGGTGAACCGGCTCGCAAAATTAG GTTCAGCATTCAACTGCATGTTACCTGAGGCTTTGAAAGTTGCTGCTGTCGAAGACGAACCAAACAGCCCAGAATACGTTAGTGAGAAGAGAAGACTGAGGAGCTCATTCAgttgtttttcttcaatttcaacaaGACAGCACAAGTTATCTACGCCTTCTTTGTTTATACAGTCACCCCTTAAAGGCTGCTTACCTTCTTTGGAGTCCAAAAAGTCTACGAATCGTTCCTCAAAGGAAAGGTAA